The sequence below is a genomic window from Phoenix dactylifera cultivar Barhee BC4 chromosome 8, palm_55x_up_171113_PBpolish2nd_filt_p, whole genome shotgun sequence.
CAGTGCAGTAGTTGCCATGTCATGTATGTCCGACTGACGTGGCTGGACAAGTTTTATTTCTTCTCGTCAGTCCGCAATCTCCGCCACAGCGAAAAGGTCAGCTATTTTCAAACATCTTGGTCTCAGCTCAATGGTTTGCTCAAGATTGTCCGATTAGAAAATGAGCCGAGCACAAAGCAGCATCTTACGGATTCTCTGACGGACGAGCCAGTTTCAAACAGTTGTCAgcctgccaaaaaaaaaataataataataaggttCGAGTTCTGGCTCGGCACGAGAATCAAATAGCTAAGGTGGCTCAAAAGCCAAGGTTGAAACACCAAATCTGAACTGGATTGAGTGGAGCTTGAGCAACCCATCGACGTGACACAACCATGACGGAACAAATAGCATGACACGGCCAAACCCATCAACATGACAGCTCCAACAGTCCAAAGCTCGGCCTAGGCATACAGGTCTAGCGCCCCGACCAACCATACCCAATCTAACTGTTAACATTATTCATATGTCACAGCATGCACAtctaaagcttttttttttttcctcatgtTTGCTTGAAATAATTTAGCACTGCAGTTGGATGGAATGTACAGATTGGAGAGTTTTGAATGGGCTGCAGTTGGATGTATCTGCAACGCTAATAGGCTAATAAGATGACCAGTTTAAGAGTCCAGGCGATTCCAAGTACAGTTCAAGCTGGATGTCCCCTTATCAGACATCAAAACTGCCTACAAATCAACCTTCAAAAATCCTCGAGTCAGTACTTTAATACTCTTAGCTAGGAATGGTTGATGTTTCAGCCACAAAAAAATCACCTGAACATTGTGTGTACCTGTTGCTTAGCATTGGACTGAGTCGAGGCTTACCAGTTCCCACCACCTAACTGCATTTGTCATTGTGCATTGAGGAGTTCTATTTAGTGATTGGATGCAATATTAGATGTTTACCTCTGCGAACACACGTTCTTCGCAAACGGAAAGGAGGGTCGAAAACTTATCACGCTCAGGAAAAAAGGAGGCATCGTTATTTGTTTTCTTTCCACAATGGACCCACAGGTGGCCACCATCGTTTGCCAGCGATTTTCAACTGCCTCAGTCCATAAGTTCCCTTGTTGAAAGAAATCAACGAAAGAGCTCAATATGGAATAAATGCCTTCGGATCGGGATAATTTGGCAATCAATAAAATATTGTCACAAAAAATCCATTAATATGTCCCGCCATCTGGTAAGAGGGGAAATCAAAGAATTCTATTCTAGATTATCATAAAAATAACTCGATCATTaccatccaatcaaagagctttGGAAAGTTCAACAAAAGACAGCACCGAGGGTGTGTTTCTTAGAGAAACTAGACCAAGTGTGTGTTGGACTCTTTGCTATAAGCGACTAGACATATTACTACAAGCTTCAAAAGTCCCTAGCAAATGCCTGACCAAAGTTCGAAATATGGAACAGTAGAAGTTCAAAAGTCATCGATCACCAAACTTTGGAAGAAACTTAAGAAAATTCTGGAGATTGAAAAGTTTGGAGGAGATGGTCCATACTAAAGGTTGGAAACATCCAGACAGCTAGGCATCATTATTGCTTGCAAGAAGTTTAACTTTCATCAAGCTgggagaggaggaaaaaaagcTTTTGATGGAAAAAATGAGAATAACTGGAACTATTAGAAATAACTTTAAACAGAAAAACTTGCAACTTTTATCTAAATCAAGCACAACCCCTTGGGCGGTTGAGAACATATGGCAATTGCGCTTGTATCTGAACCAATACCTGCTCCACAGAGGAAATCAAGTACAGACAACAGGTACTGGTTCTACTACAAAAGAAACCAAGCACAAAGAACTGAGGGTGCGCTTTCTCGAGAGAACAGACGGACTGTAACATTGCAATCCTGAGACAGAAGAATCGAGCAGAGGTCACAATAATAGAGAGAAAAATAGTTAGCTTCAATGTTAGGACCCAGGTATCATTGTTTCGGGCTCCCTTCTATATATTATGTAAATATTTAACATAACAGCATTCAAAACACCTGACTTAGAGACACTGCAGGCACGAAAAATATGTGGAGTTGTGATTCTGGATTCCAAAAGAGGTGCTTAACATGTCGACCAGTTCAACACAGCACCTTAATGTCCAATTCACTAGCAGGGTAGCAGCCAAATTAAACTACAAATGTTTCAGAAGGCCTACTTGCTGTTGGCAAATAAACACTAGCAATTCGAATATGCGTACCTAAAACAAGTTTATATGTGGTACATACATGCAGAAGTGCTAGTTTCTTTGAGGAATCTACAAGGATACACCTTATTTGTTGTATTAATTGACCCAAAACTCTAgcagaaaaatatttctatgaaGAACCTGCAAAGGTACACCTAATTTGTTGTATTAATTGACCCAGAACTGTAGCAGAGAAAATGCCTTGACATTTTGCAACCTTTACTGAAAGCATCAACATCAGAGAAGGAAGATGCCATCAAGATTTGATGATATCGAGTATCAAAAGTGAAAATATCTAATACCCACTTTGAGGTGAAACTGTCACTTGTCCAGTTAGACAAGTCATGCCCTGTCCAGAGCAAGACTGTATCTGACAGTGAAAGGTCACAGCCAAATTGGTAATTGGAGCCCAGAGGAGTAACTGATATTATCTGCATCAAATTCCACCAAAACAATGTGGATATGTGCTAAAAATATTTCTGCCTAATATGCAAATAACATGAGTAAGTTCTTCAAAGGCTAGACTTTGTTCTAGATCCCGACTATGGATATTTTCATCAAAATGAGGAAGAGTCCGGATTTGGAAAACTGATGCCTAGCCTAcaattttctccttttctttgatCAATATAATAACAACTAGAAATGTCAGCAATGTATTCATAGTTTTTTCTACAAGATGAACTAGTTTTTTATCAGTCAGTAAGCCAGGTTATTCAAGACCAATGTCATAATTAACCTTGTCAGCCAttcaaatattatattatgcCTTGCAATGGGATTTGGATTGCATTCAACTTCTACTAATAAACGGTTTACACAATCTAAAAGCAAACAACCATTAGTCACAAGATCATAGCATTGctggaaaaaatatatattactgAAACTTACTTTTGAAGGAAGAAGTAAAAATAACATCACCAACAGTCCTCGATTTCTGGCACCCATCTTAATGAAGTAAAGAGCATGCGGAAATAGCTTCCAGTAACCTCAGTCCAGATGCCCAACAATTACCTGTAAAGCAGCATTTTCTACTGTTTgtgattattaaaaaaaaaaaaaaaatctgtcacAATCAAATAAGCATTATCTTGTAATAACAAATGATTATAAAGATGCTGATTGTAAAAATTCAGTAATGACCAGCTTGGAACCTCACTGCAGCTAGTGGGCATACCAAACCTTACTTCCACTCGGAGCATAAGACTTGAAAAGCTGAGATGTTTAAATATGCATAAACTTTGAAAGCGGCAACGCCCTCCATGTTGAATGTCCAGATGATAACATCAGTGTGCTTTCCACTGCAATTTCCTTATTATCATCCTTCAGTGCATTGATAAAGAACTATTAGACAGGCATTTCAGGTTTAACTTCATCAAAGCCTGCCCATCACGATGTCATTTTCCTTGTGGTCTATAGGTTAGGCAGGGAATTTCGCCTAAAATCAAAACACAACAGCAGAATCCACAAAAAGTGATTGGTGCATTTGGTAGATGAACCAAAGGTCTCAGAACTGTACCACAAAGTGCAGATTACTAACTTCAACCACTCAATACTTGTATAATTGGTTGCAAATAAACGTTTGATGCTAAACAAGGAGAGCATTCAAATGTAGTGACAGATGATTTAATTTCATCCAGCAAGGAAGTTCTAAGGCACAGATCCTATTTAGCTTCTCCCTTACATTATGAGGTGTAACAAGTACAGCACATGGCTTCAACAGAAAAGAACTTAAATATGCAATGCAAGCAGATGAGTAAGTGGAAAGAATATGAATTATATGAAGAGATTTGGAAGAGAAAAACATCCAACACCAGTTTACCTTGACCTGCTTTCTTTCTTCAGCTTCCATAAGCATGCAAGCAAAAAAATTATCAGAAGATGTATGTCAAGCAGAAGCAAGGGAACACATCCAACTCAAACTTATAGGGCTAGCATGCACCTGACCAAACAAGAAGACAATCTGCTTCTATATTTGAATCAGTGGTAAAGAATTCAAGTCTCTTACCGACAAAGCTGCTTTATCCTTAAAGAAATAAATGGCAACCATGCAAGTACTACAACCATTTGATCATGAGCAATCGGTTCAATTATTTAAAAGAGACAACAACATTTGCAACTTCTATGATATTTTATTCTTCATAAATAAACCTTGAAGTTTAAACATTAGGAAGAACATAATGACAGAAGTGCTAGACCTGCAAATTTACCCTGACTTGAAAGGAGGCAGAAAAGCCCATGCTGTGGAAGGATAACCAAACTAGGATTACAAAACTGCAACATGCACGAATTCTGCTACATTGAGCAATATTAACTTAAAATTGCATGTTTTTCTAGGAGCAATGCCCAATTTACAGAGACAACTTAGGAAGCATCATCACTCGTAGATGCCGTCTGAATGATAAGCACAAAATTATCATCTGGTATACATCTCCAGAAGAAAACTTATAGAGAAACTGAATGAGATCACTGCAACTTTGCTACCTTGGCCTTTAGTCTCTCCATAAACACTGGATTAGCTTTGAGTCTATCTTTGACATAAGTATTCCGAGCCTCTTCTACCAGCTTGTCAGCTTTCACTGCCCCTTCTATCAAGGCATATAGAGTCCTCAGACAATCTTTTCTGTTTTCCTCCCGATGCTCAAACCTGACAACAAGGACAAAGTGGATTTAGTTCCTTAATCTTTCTGTCTCTGCAGCAGAACTTCGAAATATACAAATACTTTATGCTTAAGCAAATCACTAAATCATCTCTGGCTGCTTACAGCTTACAGAATAAacagagaaatattaaaaacttTCTAACTAcaaattttcctttctttataTCTCAAAGACCATTTCATTCTAAAGGCAAACAAAGAAACAAGAAATCAGACTAAGGAGAAAAAAACCAAGCACCATAGCAACAAAAATAGGGCTATCTGCATCATTTCTGCATCTTTTTGTGTGCTATGAGCAGCAATTTGGGACAATTTTATCGTGTTTCAATTTCTGAAATTTGACATATTTCATTCTATAAATTAATAGTAGTAAGTGCTGCAATCATCTAAAATGTCAAAACCAAGCCAGAAAATAAAGAAGCTAAATTCCAAAAACTAGCATCATGGCACTAGCACAAATGCATCAAGCATGAATTTATGCATACCTCTCACTGGTGATTGTGAGTTCATCTCTACCGGAATGGTACCTCTTTCCAACTAATTCCCTCAGTCGACGGAAAGCATGTCGTGAAAGACCTAGCTCTTTCACAGTCACTGaaagttttacttttctattttttggatGCCATGCATCTCCACCAGGAGCAAATACAACACGTGATTCCCACCGGAGAATGGGTCCCTCACCAGGTGGATCATCTAATTCTACCTTCTTTCCGGCTTCAGcaacttcatcttcttcttcagagGGTTGCTCTTCTTCCATTATCTTTGCACATTCTAAAACCATCTTATCCTCAAACtccttaaataattcataagcTTGTTCAGGTTCTAGCTCTCCTCTTTCACACATGTCTCCTAACTCATTGAACTTGGCTTCCACCTTTTGCTTTATCTCATCTGAAAGCACAGATATAAAGTGAATCACTTGGCCAAGGGGAAAATCCATTCACAGGATAATAGAAAACCAACAGAAACACAAAGGGACTTGTTGATCATGAAATCTAAGTTTCATGGAGTATCATGAACAAGGTTCTGATCCATGAGTAAGATCATTTTAATCAGGGAAACAGTTATGATGCTTCATTTGGTGGACTCAAACTAATTCAATTCTGTAGGGGCATACTATATAACAAAGTAGAAGAAAGATAAAGAGAAGAATtataacaaaaggaaaaaaaaataactttttcttGTGTGTGGTTGGCCATTGTTTGTTCTCTCCGTGTAGGTCAAGCTACTCCCTGCACCAAAGGACTGAAGTGCTTGAACTTCTAGTTGTTAGATATGACATGAAGGACAAAGGTATGCCTCTTAGCACCTTTGCAATTTCATCATCAGATACTAGTAATATAATACAGCATTCTAAAATACTAAGTATGCACATTTTGTTAACTTCTGCCTGGACAAGCACTGGAAATAAAGAATCAGTAGGCATCAATATCtgctttttctgttttttttaaaaaataaacagaGAGAGTTTTCTGAAGCAGCAAATCCTGTTTTACAAATTTGTCAATTTGACAAAGAATTCTGGTTTTATTGCACTCATAACTGTTTTATCAATCAAGACTGTCCTAATGCAAATTCCAGTTTATGAATATTACAGTTCTGAGCTTTAGTGTTATGAGGCGTTTCTCTTTAAGTATCATAATTCATTTGATGATGCATCATTCCATATCCTATTCATTTTGCATAGCAAAAAGACAATGCATCAGTTATTGCAATGAAGTATAATCATGTCCCAGCAGTccctaaaaaataaatcataacAAGCATCCCTTCTCATCCACAACTGGCTGCCAACAAGCAACAGACGTTCCTGGCACCCTATATTTAGATGATATCATTACATTTCTATATTTCCAACTTCTCCATTTCACTAGTTACGCATGCAACCCAAGCCTAAATCATGATTCACATAGACTACCATAACAAGAACAAATCAGGCACGATTTTCCATCATCAATTGGCTACCAAAAAGTGGAAGTTAACGACATATCATGCCCAttctcttttatcattcaacCGAAAGCCACGAGATTCAAATCTAAAGCCAGACAAGCAATTAAAAATAGAAACATGCAGCATACAAACTATTAGGAGAGatggatggagaagaggaatggtaAAACATGGAACAAGATGCATTTCTTCAGTCAAATTTTTACCTGGTAAGAGCTTGTCCCAGCTGAGCATATCCTCGAGGATTTCCTCGCACTCCTTTGTATCTTTAAGGTAGCCCTTCTCAGTGGCCTCCCGGATCATCTCGTCCCACTTGCGGTCATCCATGTTGAAGTACTCATCACTCATCagcttcttctccacatactgcCTCGCATTGTAGAGGTCTTGGATATCCTCATCGGTATCATGCATCTCCTCGAAGTCCGACTCGAATTCCCGGTCCTTCACATCCGTGAGCGGCTTCATCCGCAGCTCCTCCATCAGCTCGTCGTCGGTCTCCTCGTGCTTCCCCGACAGCTGCCGCTTCAGGATCGCTTCCATGATCTGCGGCAGCAACTCCTCGTCGTCCACCTCGTAGTACTTCTCGATCAGCTGCTTCAACTCTGTCTCCCGGCCACACCAAAAAAAGATCATGTTCTTGAGATCAAAAGAGCATTGTgcaggtcaagagaagaagagaTCGCTGCTACCTTTGTTGCTGACGTCCTCGACGAGGGGTCCGGCCTTCCGGGAGTCGGCCAGAGAGGCGGTGGGGGCTCCGCCGACGTCGGAGACggaaggagggggagggggagggggttgGGCATCgtcggaggaggagagggatcgGAAGGTAGGGCGgagaaaggaggagaggaaggggagacgagagggaggggaggagaaggacgaggagaggggaggaggaAGGCAGAGGTGGCGGGAATAGAGATGggtgcggcggaggaggaggcggctcATGGCGACGGCCGGTGGCGGGATATGGAAGGGTTTCCGGTCTAGGGTTTTTAAGAGGCCGCCGGGTTGCGGCCCGCGCTGAGATTTTGCTGGAATAGAAGGGGAGAATAAAGGTTAAAAATATAACGGCCGCAGTAACAGTTTCGGATGACTACCGTTATGTCACTTATTTTTGCTTGCGGCATGACGTATGCTTCTATAAAACGGccgttatattattttttattattactatttttgataaaaccactcaagaatttgaaaaaaaaattgacgaaAATGCGAAGAAATGGCATCGGGGCACTCGAACTGTCTCGATCTACCcgaacaatgcacaatatagaaagcaACCCAGTGAGTAACACTATTTGTCTTCCAAAAAATAT
It includes:
- the LOC103720963 gene encoding uncharacterized protein LOC103720963, which gives rise to MSRLLLRRTHLYSRHLCLPPPLSSSFSSPPSRLPFLSSFLRPTFRSLSSSDDAQPPPPPPPSVSDVGGAPTASLADSRKAGPLVEDVSNKELKQLIEKYYEVDDEELLPQIMEAILKRQLSGKHEETDDELMEELRMKPLTDVKDREFESDFEEMHDTDEDIQDLYNARQYVEKKLMSDEYFNMDDRKWDEMIREATEKGYLKDTKECEEILEDMLSWDKLLPDEIKQKVEAKFNELGDMCERGELEPEQAYELFKEFEDKMVLECAKIMEEEQPSEEEDEVAEAGKKVELDDPPGEGPILRWESRVVFAPGGDAWHPKNRKVKLSVTVKELGLSRHAFRRLRELVGKRYHSGRDELTITSERFEHREENRKDCLRTLYALIEGAVKADKLVEEARNTYVKDRLKANPVFMERLKAKVAKLQ